The Thermodesulfobacteriota bacterium genome contains a region encoding:
- a CDS encoding PLP-dependent aminotransferase family protein, translated as MFLPIDRSSPTPLCRQIYEDLRRRILTGVLPAGCRLPASRQLARELGVARNVVLEAYDLLAAEGFTAAAQGSGTFVAAGASRPPLPAAPRPPGVAAVNMGYQAPAGVINFRSGTPDLARFPVRVWARLLAQAFLAGGPEALGYGDPEGRRELRLAIRDDLARERGVRCHPDQIVVTAGTTQAIGIAGGLLLQDRRQVILEDPITRDIAAILRQRGAEILPVPVDSQGLITDRLPGGVAPALVYVTPSHQYPTGTTLPIQRRLDLLRYAAATGALVIEDDYDSELRFDGPPLSSLHGLDPERVVYIGTFSKTLCPAIRTGYLVLPPGLVSQAREAKWLSDLHNSTVAQLALAAFIRDGHYRRHLGRMKRLYQRRRAATVAALRDQFGARAQVLGSATGLHLAARFPGRVFDQGLLAAVEAQGARFYPAAVHAIATRDYDDTLVIGYGNLEEEAIRKGVGLLKAVMGGSLARPR; from the coding sequence ATGTTTCTCCCCATCGACCGCTCCTCGCCGACCCCCCTGTGCCGCCAGATCTACGAGGATCTGCGCCGCCGGATCCTGACCGGCGTCCTGCCTGCCGGCTGCCGGCTACCCGCCAGCCGGCAGCTGGCCCGGGAGCTGGGGGTGGCCCGCAACGTCGTGCTCGAGGCCTATGATCTCCTGGCTGCCGAGGGCTTCACCGCGGCGGCCCAGGGCTCTGGCACCTTCGTGGCGGCCGGTGCCAGCCGCCCCCCGCTGCCGGCCGCCCCCCGGCCGCCCGGGGTGGCGGCGGTCAACATGGGCTACCAGGCGCCGGCCGGGGTGATCAATTTCCGCTCCGGCACCCCGGACCTGGCCCGTTTCCCGGTCCGGGTCTGGGCGCGTCTCCTGGCGCAGGCCTTCCTGGCCGGCGGTCCTGAGGCCCTGGGCTACGGCGACCCCGAGGGCCGGCGGGAGCTGCGGCTGGCGATCCGGGACGATCTGGCCCGGGAGCGGGGCGTGCGGTGCCATCCGGACCAGATCGTGGTCACCGCCGGCACCACCCAGGCCATCGGCATCGCCGGCGGGCTGCTGCTCCAGGACCGCCGGCAGGTGATCCTGGAGGATCCCATCACCCGGGACATCGCGGCCATCCTCCGGCAGCGGGGGGCCGAGATCCTGCCGGTGCCGGTGGACAGCCAGGGCCTGATCACGGATCGCCTGCCCGGCGGTGTCGCGCCGGCCCTGGTCTACGTCACCCCCTCCCACCAGTATCCCACGGGCACCACCCTGCCCATCCAGCGGCGGCTCGATCTCCTGCGCTACGCGGCAGCCACCGGTGCATTGGTGATCGAGGACGACTACGACTCCGAGCTCCGTTTCGACGGCCCGCCGCTGTCCTCTCTGCACGGCCTCGATCCGGAGCGGGTGGTCTACATCGGCACCTTCAGCAAGACCCTGTGCCCGGCCATCCGCACCGGCTATCTGGTCCTGCCGCCGGGGCTCGTCAGCCAGGCCCGGGAGGCGAAGTGGCTGAGCGATCTCCACAACAGCACCGTCGCCCAGCTGGCCCTGGCCGCCTTCATCCGGGATGGTCACTACCGCCGCCACCTGGGCCGCATGAAACGGCTCTATCAACGCCGCCGGGCGGCCACCGTGGCCGCTCTCCGGGACCAGTTCGGGGCCCGCGCGCAGGTGCTCGGCAGCGCCACCGGCCTCCATCTGGCCGCCCGCTTCCCCGGCCGGGTCTTCGACCAGGGGCTGCTGGCAGCGGTGGAGGCCCAGGGGGCGCGCTTCTACCCCGCCGCCGTCCACGCCATCGCCACCCGGGACTATGACGATACGCTGGTCATCGGCTACGGCAATCTGGAGGAGGAGGCGATCAGAAAGGGGGTGGGCCTGCTCAAGGCGGTGATGGGCGGAAGCCTTGCCCGGCCGCGTTGA
- a CDS encoding DMT family transporter, translated as MPAANRSDHPLGFLTAPSRRNRLAGALLFALAMAFGGSSVVVSKGCLVGAPVVATTCLTLLVALVGLLPLQWRRRQELARLSRGQLANLFWQGLFGIVLFRILSLYGLRHTGATQAAIITGTTPAMITLFSVLFLGERPGRRRLAAIGLAVAGVMVINLRPGAGSGGEQPLVGSLLVLGAVAAEAAMTVCRKAVAGSVSALSNTFAVVAICTLMTLPLAAVEGLGAGLRLDRAFVLGILWYGWGATVLGYLCFMAGTARISASAAGVLSAMFPVSAVLLATLFLAEPFTSRQLAGCSLVVAAILLTALEGRRRSRPDAPGPGAPGRRRWSLRAGAG; from the coding sequence ATGCCAGCCGCCAACCGCAGCGACCACCCCCTTGGCTTCCTGACCGCCCCCAGCCGGCGCAACCGTCTGGCCGGGGCACTGCTTTTTGCCCTGGCCATGGCTTTCGGCGGCAGCTCGGTGGTGGTGAGCAAGGGCTGCCTGGTGGGGGCGCCGGTTGTGGCCACCACCTGTCTGACGCTGCTGGTGGCCCTGGTGGGCCTCCTGCCCCTGCAGTGGCGCCGGCGGCAGGAGCTGGCCCGGCTCAGCCGCGGCCAGCTGGCCAACCTGTTCTGGCAGGGGCTGTTCGGGATCGTGCTCTTCCGGATCCTGTCCCTGTATGGCCTGCGCCATACCGGCGCCACCCAGGCGGCGATCATCACCGGCACCACGCCCGCCATGATCACCCTCTTCTCGGTGCTCTTCCTCGGGGAGCGCCCGGGCCGGCGGCGTCTGGCCGCCATCGGGCTGGCGGTGGCCGGGGTCATGGTCATCAACCTGCGGCCAGGGGCTGGCAGCGGCGGCGAACAGCCCCTGGTGGGAAGCCTCCTGGTTCTGGGCGCCGTGGCCGCGGAGGCGGCCATGACCGTCTGCCGCAAGGCGGTGGCCGGCTCGGTGTCCGCGCTTTCCAACACCTTCGCTGTGGTGGCCATCTGCACCCTCATGACCCTGCCCCTGGCAGCGGTCGAGGGCCTGGGGGCGGGGCTGCGGCTGGATCGGGCCTTTGTTCTGGGGATCCTCTGGTACGGCTGGGGGGCAACCGTGCTGGGCTACCTGTGCTTCATGGCCGGTACCGCCCGGATCAGCGCCTCGGCCGCCGGGGTGCTGTCGGCCATGTTCCCGGTCAGCGCCGTCCTCCTGGCCACCCTCTTTCTGGCCGAGCCCTTCACGAGCCGCCAGCTCGCCGGCTGCAGCCTGGTGGTGGCTGCCATCCTCCTCACCGCCCTGGAGGGGAGAAGGAGGAGTCGGCCAGACGCTCCAGGGCCAGGCGCGCCTGGGCGGCGACGGTGGTCGCTTCGAGCTGGGGCGGGGTGA
- a CDS encoding Rpn family recombination-promoting nuclease/putative transposase, producing MSEVANPHDRFVKEVLGRPDTARDFLANYLPPAVVACLDLSSLDVVKDSFVDPQLAEHLSDLLYQLITKHIFAGDLGDRLPGVLALMRDLARSQTGLQYVETLLRYVAAAAPQVEEEAFRAAIDGALADGGMDADTCRALGTAGSGARPPARPPAGEDQYPAPEHRRGS from the coding sequence ATGAGCGAGGTTGCCAACCCCCATGACCGCTTCGTCAAAGAGGTGCTGGGCCGGCCGGACACCGCCCGGGACTTCCTTGCCAACTATCTGCCGCCTGCAGTGGTCGCCTGTCTGGATCTGTCCTCCCTGGACGTGGTGAAGGACAGCTTCGTCGATCCCCAACTGGCCGAGCACCTGTCGGACCTGCTCTACCAGTTGATCACGAAGCACATCTTTGCCGGCGACCTGGGCGACCGGCTGCCAGGGGTTCTCGCCCTGATGCGCGATCTGGCCCGCTCCCAGACCGGGCTGCAATACGTCGAAACCCTGCTCCGCTATGTGGCCGCAGCCGCGCCGCAGGTGGAGGAGGAGGCCTTTCGCGCCGCCATCGATGGCGCGCTTGCCGATGGAGGGATGGATGCCGACACTTGCCGAGCGTTGGGAACAGCGGGGTCTGGAGCGCGGCCTCCAGCAAGGCCTCCAGCAGGGGAGGACCAGTACCCTGCGCCGGAGCATCGTCGAGGTTCTTGA